A section of the Oreochromis niloticus isolate F11D_XX linkage group LG9, O_niloticus_UMD_NMBU, whole genome shotgun sequence genome encodes:
- the mix23 gene encoding protein MIX23 isoform X1 has translation MAAPGGSLNCEDYSMFQEVLKVMRTIDDRIVHALNTTVPTVSFSGKVDATQTCKQLYESMMEAHLSRDKAIKACIAQTSEVVGQLREQRAKDNENMALIKQLRKEQTKLKLMQSELNVEEVVNDRSLKVFNERCRIHYTPPKVK, from the exons ATGGCGGCGCCCGGTGGAAGTTTAAACTGTGAGGACTATTCAATGTTTCAG GAGGTACTGAAGGTGATGCGCACTATAGACGACCGCATCGTCCATGCCCTGAACACCACCGTGCCCACAGTCTCCTTCTCAGGCAAAGTGGATGCCACACAAACCTGCAAACAGCTCTATGAATCT ATGATGGAGGCTCATCTGAGCAGAGACAAAGCTATCAAGGCTTGTATAGCTCAAACATCAGAGGTGGTGGGACAGCTGCGGGAGCAAAGAGCAAAGGACAATGAAAACATGGCACTAATCAAACAGCTCAGGAAGGAGCAAACCAAA TTAAAGCTGATGCAGTCAGAGCTGAACGTTGAAGAAGTTGTAAATGACAGAAGTCTGAAG GTTTTCAACGAAAGGTGCAGAATCCACTACACGCCTCCGAAGGTGAAATGA
- the LOC100708320 gene encoding cystatin-A1, which yields MAKVLSGGFTETMPATPEIRKICNEVKSQAEQKTNKKYVEFLALKYRSQVVAGTNYLIKVHAGGTSYLHLLVWRKLPFEGGNAVLTRVQEHHHKDDPLLPF from the exons ATGGCTAAAGTGTTAAGTGGAGGATTCACAGAGACGATGCCTGCCACTCCAGAAATCCGGAAGATCTGTAATGAG GTCAAGAGCCAAGCAGAGCAAAAGACAAATAAGAAATATGTGGAATTCCTTGCTCTTAAGTACAGGAGTCAGGTGGTGGCAGGAACAAACTATCTCATCAAG GTTCATGCTGGAGGAACCAGTTACCTTCATCTGCTGGTGTGGAGAAAGCTTCCATTTGAAGGAGGAAATGCCGTCCTGACTCGAGTACAAGAGCATCACCACAAAGACGATCCCCTtttacctttctaa
- the LOC100697579 gene encoding cystatin-B-like, giving the protein MSDVICGGWSKTKKADEQTQKICENVKNQVEKEPQKNYAEFHAVEYRSQVVAGINYLIKVHVGGTNYLHLMVLHELPCNAGQEVVTGVQEHHHKDDPLVPF; this is encoded by the exons ATGTCAGACGTGATCTGCGGAGGATggtcaaaaacaaagaaagctgATGAGCAAACTCAGAAGATCTGTGAAAAT gTCAAAAACCAAGTAGAAAAAGAGCCACAGAAGAATTATGCCGAATTTCATGCTGTGGAGTACAGGAGTCAGGTGGTGGCAGGAATAAACTATCTCATCAAG GTTCATGTTGGAGGAACCAATTACCTTCATCTGATGGTGTTGCATGAGCTTCCATGTAATGCAGGACAAGAAGTGGTGACTGGTGTACAGGAGCATCACCACAAAGACGATCCCCTtgtacctttctaa
- the mix23 gene encoding protein MIX23 isoform X2 has translation MRTIDDRIVHALNTTVPTVSFSGKVDATQTCKQLYESMMEAHLSRDKAIKACIAQTSEVVGQLREQRAKDNENMALIKQLRKEQTKLKLMQSELNVEEVVNDRSLKVFNERCRIHYTPPKVK, from the exons ATGCGCACTATAGACGACCGCATCGTCCATGCCCTGAACACCACCGTGCCCACAGTCTCCTTCTCAGGCAAAGTGGATGCCACACAAACCTGCAAACAGCTCTATGAATCT ATGATGGAGGCTCATCTGAGCAGAGACAAAGCTATCAAGGCTTGTATAGCTCAAACATCAGAGGTGGTGGGACAGCTGCGGGAGCAAAGAGCAAAGGACAATGAAAACATGGCACTAATCAAACAGCTCAGGAAGGAGCAAACCAAA TTAAAGCTGATGCAGTCAGAGCTGAACGTTGAAGAAGTTGTAAATGACAGAAGTCTGAAG GTTTTCAACGAAAGGTGCAGAATCCACTACACGCCTCCGAAGGTGAAATGA